A single region of the Oncorhynchus keta strain PuntledgeMale-10-30-2019 chromosome 4, Oket_V2, whole genome shotgun sequence genome encodes:
- the LOC118371405 gene encoding programmed cell death protein 6-like isoform X2, translated as MTFPHFLTGSGSPYRGQPQQQPATDQGFLWNIFQRVDKDRSCVISDTELQQALSNGTWTPFNPVTVRSIISMFDRENKGGVNFNEFAGVWKYITDWQNIFRTYDRDNSGFIDKNELKQALTGFGYRLSDQFYNTLIEKFDRQRKGQVAFDDFIQCCIVLQRLTDVFRRYDTDQDGWIQVSYEQYLSMVFNVV; from the exons ATGAcgtttccacattttcttactgGAAGTG GTAGTCCGTACAGAGGACAACCTCAACAACAACCGGCGACGGATCAAGGTTTTCTTTGGAATATATTTCAGAG AGTGGACAAGGACAGGAGCTGTGTGATATCAGACACAGAGCTCCAGCAGGCCTTATCGAACG GTACATGGACACCTTTCAACCCAGTGACAGTCCGATCAATCATAT CCATGTTTGACAGGGAGAACAAAGGAGGGGTGAACTTCAACGAGTTTGCCGGAGTGTGGAAGTACATCACGGACTGGCAGAACATCTTCCGCACCTACGACAGAGACAACTCGGGCTTCATCGACAAGAACGAGCTTAAGCAGGCACTGACTGGATTCG GGTATCGCCTCTCTGACCAGTTCTACAATACTCTCATAGAGAAGTTtgacaggcagaggaagggacaAGTGGCCTTTGATGACTTCATACAGTGTTGTATCGTTCTACAG AGGTTGACCGACGTGTTCAGGAGGTACGACACAGATCAAGACGGCTGGATCCAGGTTTCTTATGAACAGTATCTATCCATGGTTTTCAATGTTGTATAG
- the LOC118371420 gene encoding importin-4-like, with the protein MSGELEQILLQLTQPDNAIIQQATAQLKLAFKDPAIIPALCAVMTGSQNPQIRQSAAVMLRMRVKKHWKKISLDHRESLKAVVLQAFQQETEHTVRHSLSQLSAVMVKHETPDRWPALFTLLNQSTKSNNPTDRQVGLLLLSKVVESNPEPFKPHYRQLLQLFGTVLQDLDNPTAMYYCILTLTAMTAYTGTEEMNLMRALIPRLIIALKHLIKADQGQASDAMEVFDELMESEVSIIVPHIAEIVHFCLEVSADTTLTDSLRVKALSCIAFLIRLKSKTVLKQKLLNPILQTVFPVLSAAPPPGEEDPEDEENGDEGDTDNESPKHFAAQVIDTMALHMPPEKLFQQLMPLTQVCLASENPYERKAGLMCMAVLAEGCADHIRTKLLSSMLQTVCQSLSDNNQVVRSAGLFALGQFSEHLQPEVSKYCAELMPLLLGYMSALNQAKIGHITKAFYALENFMENLGPEIEPYLPTLMETMLSALSNAENLKLKELAVSAIGAIANAAKEKLVPYFPPVIESLKGFLTDTRDEMRALQTQALDTLSVLARTIGKDVFSPLAAECVQLGLNLTNAIDDPDLRRCTYSLFSAVSTVSPDCLSPHLTAITTIMLLSLKSTEGVTAHLEEDKTFVLLDDDDDDDDAEGDAILDDEGADTVDPDTAGFSVENAYIDEKEDACDALGEIAFNTGAAFQPFLESSFQQVYELRDFPHEDVRRAAFGAMGQFCRAQHKVWQENPTEANHQAMQKLLGVVLPSFLEAVRGERERQVVMGVLEAMNAVLKACQGEALQSPGRLQEISQAIRDVLKKRTVCQDGGGDEADDDEQQAEYDAMLQEFAGEGIPLLASAVPADTFQPHLNELLPLIMNKAKSSCTVADRSFSVGTLGEILQSLVSVSGGRACAGKLSNRLLPVLVAGVRDSDSEVRNNSVFGLGALAQAAGPLVAQDYPMMLSLFSNLLSKEQDRRVIDNLCAALCRMIMSHMEGVPLEQVFPALLACLPLKEDMEENKTVYSCLAMLYSQNPAMVVSQIKPIVSASSHVLGTKDLDPETQNTLVMLLRDVAQRHSQKFEGAVRSLPAEQKIKLTAAVSQS; encoded by the exons ATGTCTGGGGAACTAGAACAGATTCTCTTACAACTTACGCAGCCTGACAATGCGATTATTCAGCAG GCCACCGCCCAGTTGAAGCTGGCTTTTAAAGACCCAGCCATAATCCCAGCGTTGTGTGCTGTCATGACTGGGTCCCAGAACCCACAG atccgccagtcagctgCAGTGATGTTGCGGATGAGAGTAAAGAAGCATTGGAAGAAGATTAGCCTTGATCACAGAGAGAG TCTGAAAGCAGTGGTACTACAAGCTTTTCAGCAGGAGACAGA ACACACAGTGCGCCACTCCCTCTCACAGCTCAGTGCAGTGATGGTCAAACACGAGACGCCAGACCGCTGGCCTGCTCTATTCACACTCCTCAACCAGTCCACCAAGAGCAACAACCCAACGGACAGACAG gtGGGTCTACTCTTGCTCAGCAAAGTGGTGGAGTCCAACCCAGAGCCCTTCAAGCCCCATTACCGCCAACTGCTGCAGCTGTTTGGCACTGTGCTGCAAGACCTGGACAACCCCACAGCTATGTACTACTGCATCCTCACCCTCACTGCTATGACTGCCTACACTGGCACAGAGGAGATG AACCTCATGCGTGCCCTCATCCCAAGACTGATCATTGCGCTCAAACATCTAATCAAGGCAGACCAA GGTCAGGCCAGTGATGCCATGGAGGTGTTTGATGAGCTGATGGAGAGTGAGGTGTCCATCATTGTGCCACACATTGCTGAAATTGTCCATTTCTGCTTGGAG GTCAGTGCAGACACCACCCTGACTGACTCCCTGCGTGTAAAGGCTCTTTCCTGCATCGCTTTTCTCATCCGACTCAAGAGCAAG ACGGTGCTAAAGCAGAAGCTGCTGAATCCCATCCTGCAGACAGTGTTCCCTGTGCTGAGTGCAGCGCCCCCACCTGGGGAGGAGGACCCAGAGGATGAGGAAAATGGCGACGAGGGCGACACCGACAACGAGAGTCCTAAACACTTTGCTGCTCAG GTTATTGACACCATGGCTCTTCACATGCCCCCTGAGAAACTATTCCAGCAGTTG ATGCCCCTGACCCAGGTGTGCCTGGCCAGTGAGAACCCCTATGAGAGGAAGGCAGGCTTGATGTGTATGGCAGTGCTGGCTGAGGGCTGTGCCGACCACATACGGACCAA GTTGCTGTCCTCAATGCTGCAGACGGTGTGCCAGAGTCTGTCAGACAATAACCAGGTAGTCCGCAGTGCCGGCCTCTTTGCCCTGGGACAGTTCTCAGAGCACCTGCAGCCCGAGGTCAGTAAGTACTGTGCCGAGCTGATGCCACTTTTGCTGGGCTACATGTCGGCTTTGAACCAGGCCAAGATCGGACACATCACCAAGGCCTTCTACGCCCTGGAGAACTTCATGGAAAACCTGG GTCCGGAGATTGAGCCCTACCTGCCCACCCTGATGGAGACCATGTTGTCTGCCCTCAGCAATGCAGAGAACCTGAAGCTAAAAGAGCTGGCTGTCAGTGCCATAGGAGCTATAG CCAATGCAGCCAAAGAGAAGCTAGTTCCTTACTTCCCACCTGTTATTGAGAGCCTGAAGGGCTTCCTCACTGACACAAGGGATGAGATGAGGGCTCTGCAAACACAGGCTCTAG ATACTCTGTCAGTGCTGGCCCGCACCATAGGCAAGGATGTGTTCAGCCCCCTGGCTGCAGAGTGTGTTCAGCTGGGACTCAACCTCACCAACGCCATCGACGACCCCGACCTGCGGCGCTGCAc gtacagccTGTTCTCGGCTGTGTCCACAGTGAGTCCAGACTGTCTGAGCCCCCACCTCACagctatcaccaccatcatgctGTTGTCCCTCAAGTCCACAGAGGGAGTCACG GCTCACCTTGAGGAGGACAAGACTTTTGTCCTGCTGGACGACGACGATGATGATGACGACGCCGAGGGAGATGCCATTTTGGATGACGAGGGGGCCGACACCGTGGACCCAGACACAGCCGG GTTCAGTGTGGAAAACGCCTACATTGACGAGAAGGAGGACGCCTGTGATGCTCTGGGAGAGATTGCCTTCAACACCGG TGCCGCCTTCCAGCCCTTCCTGGAGTCCAGTTTTCAGCAGGTCTATGAGCTGCGTGAT TTCCCCCACGAGGACGTACGCAGGGCTGCCTTCGGGGCCATGGGCCAGTTCTGCCGAGCTCAACATAAAGTGTGGCAGGAGAATCCCACTGAGGCCAACCACCAGG CCATGCAGAAGCTGCTGGGGGTGGTGCTTCCCAGCTTCTTGGAGGCGGTGCGCGGTGAGCGTGAGCGCCAGGTGGTGATGGGTGTGCTGGAGGCCATGAACGCCGTGCTGAAGGCCTGCCAGGGGGAAGCACTGCAGAGCCCCGGGCGCCTGCAGGAGATCAGTCAGGCCATCCGAGATGTGCTCAAGAAGAGG ACTGTCTGTCAGGACGGAGGAGGAGATGAGGCAGATGATGACGAACAGCAG GCGGAGTATGATGCCATGCTCCAGGAGTTTGCAGGTGAGGGGATTCCTCTGCTGGCCTCCGCCGTACCAGCGGACACCTTCCAGCCCCATCTCAACGAGCTGCTGCCCCTCATCATGAACAAGGCT AAATCATCGTGCACGGTGGCTGACCGTTCCTTCTCCGTGGGCACGCTCGGAGAGATCCTGCAATCCCTGGTCAGTGTGTCCGGGGGAAGAGCCTGTGCTGGTAAACTGTCCAATCGGCTGCTGCCTGTGCTGGTGGCCGGGGTGAGAGACAGTGATAGCGAGGTTCGCAACAACAGCGTGTTTGGACTGGGAGCTCTGGCCCAGGCTGCTGGACCACTCGTCGCTCA AGACTACCCCATGATGCTGTCCCTCTTCTCCAACCTGCTGTCCAAAGAACAGGACAGGAGGGTGATTGACAATCTGTGCGCTGCACTCTGCAGGATGATCATGAGCCACATGGAGGGTGTCCCTCTGGAACAG GTGTTCCCTGCCCTCCTGGCCTGCCTCCCTCTGAaggaggacatggaggagaaTAAGACTGTGTACAGCTGCCTGGCCATGCTCTACTCACAGAACCCTGCAATG GTGGTGAGTCAAATTAAGCCAATAGTATCTGCTTCCAGCCACGTCCTGGGAACGAAGGACCTTGATCCAG AAACCCAGAACACCCTGGTCATGCTGCTCCGAGACGTCGCTCAGCGCCACTCCCAGAAATTTGAGGGTGCCGTGAGGTCACTTCCTGCCGAGCAAAAGATTAAGCTGACTGCGGCCGTCAGCCAATCGTAA
- the rec8b gene encoding REC8 meiotic recombination protein b isoform X2, translating into MFYYPNVLQRHTGCFSTIWLAATKGIRITRRDLLRVNVGRTCEDIMDYVTVQVAPLCPGLPRPRFSLYLSSQLQYGVVIVYHRQCGFLLEEIQQTIERLVRSERHARIDLADPDRQAPNVPDSLFLLEEAEGAPDPFFGVMGFEHLLPSPYRIPKPWQLMESMTPERPIGASPGTAPEDGGFKSPPDAITLKEKEQLVIVIAEFEGAELPEATGKEIDMLLEQQDQFHDELEEREREREGERTRDMESGMTSIDQLKVSVVVGDSVWLLDEETGLPMEVPLEVIPMEMTPHPQVAMPSAPDTSERAGESASQSERGTVKAAESSCGELPHIDAPPPMRRGRRRQLIFADPQVQISQDTMRVQIEDTKAETLLLSQVLINFPAQKKLLPAELYTAPSGSLLHPDLLLLWKQCAVLTTLPRTGERGREEETEEEGSSEMERVRIEVERKRMDSSMREIPRELLKSGGTAPSEASAEVLLDVSREDKSLEQITPVSRWSPMEDAPVPMEAIEEEHVALPDREEETEGREVTAEGLLSVVSSYLLRFGKVTFYSLLPLETDRTTAAHILSKLLGIVCCVLL; encoded by the exons ATGTTTTACTATCCAAACGTTCTTCAAAGGCACACCGGTTGCTTTTCCACTATTTG GTTGGCAGCCACCAAAGGGATCAGGATAACACGCAGAGATCTTCTGAGGGTCAACGTTGGACGGACATG TGAGGACATCATGGATTACGTGACGGTCCAGGTGGCTCCACTCTGCCCTGGTCTCCCTCGGCCTCGCTTCTCCCTCTACCTGTCCTCCCAGCTGCAGTATGGGGTGGTTATCGTCTACCACCGCCAGTGTGGTTTCCTTCtgg AGGAGATCCAGCAGACCATTGAGCGCCTGGTACGCTCTGAGAGACACGCACGCATCGACCTGGCTGACCCTGACAG ACAAGCCCCAAATGTCCCAGACTCCCTGTTCCTGCTGGAGGAGGCCGAGGGGGCACCGGACCCCTTCTTTGGGGTGATGGGCTTTGAGCACCTGCTGCCTAGTCCCTATAGGATCCCTAAG CCATGGCAGCTGATGGAGAGCATGACTCCAGAGCGCCCCATAGGGGCCAGTCCTGGAACTGCACCAGAGGATGGAG gTTTCAAATCCCCTCCTGATGCCATTACCCTGAAAGAGAAGGAGCAGCTTGTCATTGTAATTGCTGAG TTTGAAGGAGCTGAGCTTCCTGAAGCCACTGGCAAAGAGATTGACATGCTTCTGGAGCAGCAGGACCAATTCCATGAcg agctagaagagagggaaagggagagagagggagagagaaccagggACATGGAGTCAGGCATGACCTCCATTGACCA gctgAAGGTGTCGGTGGtggtgggggacagtgtgtggcTGCTGGACGAGGAGACCGGCCTGCCCATGGAGGTGCCTTTAGAGGTCATTCCCATGGAGATGACCCCCCATCCTCAGGTGGCCATGCCCTCTGCCCCAGACACCTCCGAGAGAGCAGGGGAGTCAGCGAGTCAGTCAGAGAGGGGGACGGTGAAAGCCGCAGAAAGTTCCTGTGgcgag CTCCCCCATATAGACGCTCCTCCTCCTATGAGGCGGGGTCGCAGGCGCCAGCTCATCTTTGCAGACCCTCAGGTGCAGATCTCCCAGGATACCATGCGGGTGCAGATCGAGGACACTAAGGCTGAGACTCTGCTCCTG TCTCAGGTGCTGATAAACTTTCCTGCCCAGAAGAAGCTCCTCCCAGCAGAGCTCTACACTGCCCCTTCTGGCT ctctcctgcaccctgacctCCTGTTGCTATGGAAACAGTGCGCCGTCCTCACTACGCTTCCTCGCAccggggagagaggcagagaggaggagactgaggaggagggcaGCTccgagatggagagagtgaggatagaggtggagaggaagaggatggactCTAGCATGCGAGAG ATCCCACGAGAGTTGCTGAAATCAGGAGGAACAGCCCCATCTGAAGCATCAG CTGAGGTTCTTCTAGATGTGTCCAGAGAAGACAAATCCCTCGAGCAGATCACCCCTGTCAGCAGATG GTCTCCTATGGAAGACGCCCCAGTGCCTATGGAGGCTATAGAAGAGGAACATGTGGCTCTAccagacagagaagaggagaccgAAGGTAGAGAGGTCACTGCAGAGGGCCTGTTGAG TGTGGTGTCCTCGTACCTCCTGAGGTTTGGGAAAGTCACCTTTTACTCTCTGTTGCCCCTGGAGACAGACCGCACTACTGCAGCCCACATTCTCTCCAAACTGCTAG gtattgtgtgttgtgttctgttgtga
- the LOC118371405 gene encoding programmed cell death protein 6-like isoform X1, with amino-acid sequence MTFPHFLTGSGSPYRGQPQQQPATDQGFLWNIFQRVDKDRSCVISDTELQQALSNGTWTPFNPVTVRSIISMFDRENKGGVNFNEFAGVWKYITDWQNIFRTYDRDNSGFIDKNELKQALTGFGEQRYRLSDQFYNTLIEKFDRQRKGQVAFDDFIQCCIVLQRLTDVFRRYDTDQDGWIQVSYEQYLSMVFNVV; translated from the exons ATGAcgtttccacattttcttactgGAAGTG GTAGTCCGTACAGAGGACAACCTCAACAACAACCGGCGACGGATCAAGGTTTTCTTTGGAATATATTTCAGAG AGTGGACAAGGACAGGAGCTGTGTGATATCAGACACAGAGCTCCAGCAGGCCTTATCGAACG GTACATGGACACCTTTCAACCCAGTGACAGTCCGATCAATCATAT CCATGTTTGACAGGGAGAACAAAGGAGGGGTGAACTTCAACGAGTTTGCCGGAGTGTGGAAGTACATCACGGACTGGCAGAACATCTTCCGCACCTACGACAGAGACAACTCGGGCTTCATCGACAAGAACGAGCTTAAGCAGGCACTGACTGGATTCGGTGAGCAAA GGTATCGCCTCTCTGACCAGTTCTACAATACTCTCATAGAGAAGTTtgacaggcagaggaagggacaAGTGGCCTTTGATGACTTCATACAGTGTTGTATCGTTCTACAG AGGTTGACCGACGTGTTCAGGAGGTACGACACAGATCAAGACGGCTGGATCCAGGTTTCTTATGAACAGTATCTATCCATGGTTTTCAATGTTGTATAG
- the rec8b gene encoding REC8 meiotic recombination protein b isoform X1, whose translation MFYYPNVLQRHTGCFSTIWLAATKGIRITRRDLLRVNVGRTCEDIMDYVTVQVAPLCPGLPRPRFSLYLSSQLQYGVVIVYHRQCGFLLEEIQQTIERLVRSERHARIDLADPDRQAPNVPDSLFLLEEAEGAPDPFFGVMGFEHLLPSPYRIPKPWQLMESMTPERPIGASPGTAPEDGGFKSPPDAITLKEKEQLVIVIAEFEGAELPEATGKEIDMLLEQQDQFHDELEEREREREGERTRDMESGMTSIDQLKVSVVVGDSVWLLDEETGLPMEVPLEVIPMEMTPHPQVAMPSAPDTSERAGESASQSERGTVKAAESSCGELPHIDAPPPMRRGRRRQLIFADPQVQISQDTMRVQIEDTKAETLLLSQVLINFPAQKKLLPAELYTAPSGSLLHPDLLLLWKQCAVLTTLPRTGERGREEETEEEGSSEMERVRIEVERKRMDSSMREIPRELLKSGGTAPSEASAEVLLDVSREDKSLEQITPVSRWSPMEDAPVPMEAIEEEHVALPDREEETEGREVTAEGLLSVVSSYLLRFGKVTFYSLLPLETDRTTAAHILSKLLELVSAGDLAVCQAEPYSPITIIPGPLSTVQA comes from the exons ATGTTTTACTATCCAAACGTTCTTCAAAGGCACACCGGTTGCTTTTCCACTATTTG GTTGGCAGCCACCAAAGGGATCAGGATAACACGCAGAGATCTTCTGAGGGTCAACGTTGGACGGACATG TGAGGACATCATGGATTACGTGACGGTCCAGGTGGCTCCACTCTGCCCTGGTCTCCCTCGGCCTCGCTTCTCCCTCTACCTGTCCTCCCAGCTGCAGTATGGGGTGGTTATCGTCTACCACCGCCAGTGTGGTTTCCTTCtgg AGGAGATCCAGCAGACCATTGAGCGCCTGGTACGCTCTGAGAGACACGCACGCATCGACCTGGCTGACCCTGACAG ACAAGCCCCAAATGTCCCAGACTCCCTGTTCCTGCTGGAGGAGGCCGAGGGGGCACCGGACCCCTTCTTTGGGGTGATGGGCTTTGAGCACCTGCTGCCTAGTCCCTATAGGATCCCTAAG CCATGGCAGCTGATGGAGAGCATGACTCCAGAGCGCCCCATAGGGGCCAGTCCTGGAACTGCACCAGAGGATGGAG gTTTCAAATCCCCTCCTGATGCCATTACCCTGAAAGAGAAGGAGCAGCTTGTCATTGTAATTGCTGAG TTTGAAGGAGCTGAGCTTCCTGAAGCCACTGGCAAAGAGATTGACATGCTTCTGGAGCAGCAGGACCAATTCCATGAcg agctagaagagagggaaagggagagagagggagagagaaccagggACATGGAGTCAGGCATGACCTCCATTGACCA gctgAAGGTGTCGGTGGtggtgggggacagtgtgtggcTGCTGGACGAGGAGACCGGCCTGCCCATGGAGGTGCCTTTAGAGGTCATTCCCATGGAGATGACCCCCCATCCTCAGGTGGCCATGCCCTCTGCCCCAGACACCTCCGAGAGAGCAGGGGAGTCAGCGAGTCAGTCAGAGAGGGGGACGGTGAAAGCCGCAGAAAGTTCCTGTGgcgag CTCCCCCATATAGACGCTCCTCCTCCTATGAGGCGGGGTCGCAGGCGCCAGCTCATCTTTGCAGACCCTCAGGTGCAGATCTCCCAGGATACCATGCGGGTGCAGATCGAGGACACTAAGGCTGAGACTCTGCTCCTG TCTCAGGTGCTGATAAACTTTCCTGCCCAGAAGAAGCTCCTCCCAGCAGAGCTCTACACTGCCCCTTCTGGCT ctctcctgcaccctgacctCCTGTTGCTATGGAAACAGTGCGCCGTCCTCACTACGCTTCCTCGCAccggggagagaggcagagaggaggagactgaggaggagggcaGCTccgagatggagagagtgaggatagaggtggagaggaagaggatggactCTAGCATGCGAGAG ATCCCACGAGAGTTGCTGAAATCAGGAGGAACAGCCCCATCTGAAGCATCAG CTGAGGTTCTTCTAGATGTGTCCAGAGAAGACAAATCCCTCGAGCAGATCACCCCTGTCAGCAGATG GTCTCCTATGGAAGACGCCCCAGTGCCTATGGAGGCTATAGAAGAGGAACATGTGGCTCTAccagacagagaagaggagaccgAAGGTAGAGAGGTCACTGCAGAGGGCCTGTTGAG TGTGGTGTCCTCGTACCTCCTGAGGTTTGGGAAAGTCACCTTTTACTCTCTGTTGCCCCTGGAGACAGACCGCACTACTGCAGCCCACATTCTCTCCAAACTGCTAG AGCTGGTGTCTGCTGGGGACCTGGCTGTATGTCAGGCTGAACCCTACAGCCCCATCACAATCATCCCTGGACCACTCAGCACCGTGCAGGCCTGA
- the LOC118371405 gene encoding programmed cell death protein 6-like isoform X3, translating into MAYHTGSPYRGQPQQQPATDQGFLWNIFQRVDKDRSCVISDTELQQALSNGTWTPFNPVTVRSIISMFDRENKGGVNFNEFAGVWKYITDWQNIFRTYDRDNSGFIDKNELKQALTGFGEQRYRLSDQFYNTLIEKFDRQRKGQVAFDDFIQCCIVLQRLTDVFRRYDTDQDGWIQVSYEQYLSMVFNVV; encoded by the exons ATGGCATATCATACAGGTAGTCCGTACAGAGGACAACCTCAACAACAACCGGCGACGGATCAAGGTTTTCTTTGGAATATATTTCAGAG AGTGGACAAGGACAGGAGCTGTGTGATATCAGACACAGAGCTCCAGCAGGCCTTATCGAACG GTACATGGACACCTTTCAACCCAGTGACAGTCCGATCAATCATAT CCATGTTTGACAGGGAGAACAAAGGAGGGGTGAACTTCAACGAGTTTGCCGGAGTGTGGAAGTACATCACGGACTGGCAGAACATCTTCCGCACCTACGACAGAGACAACTCGGGCTTCATCGACAAGAACGAGCTTAAGCAGGCACTGACTGGATTCGGTGAGCAAA GGTATCGCCTCTCTGACCAGTTCTACAATACTCTCATAGAGAAGTTtgacaggcagaggaagggacaAGTGGCCTTTGATGACTTCATACAGTGTTGTATCGTTCTACAG AGGTTGACCGACGTGTTCAGGAGGTACGACACAGATCAAGACGGCTGGATCCAGGTTTCTTATGAACAGTATCTATCCATGGTTTTCAATGTTGTATAG